A DNA window from Coffea arabica cultivar ET-39 chromosome 6c, Coffea Arabica ET-39 HiFi, whole genome shotgun sequence contains the following coding sequences:
- the LOC113694223 gene encoding KIN17-like protein — translation MGKNEFLTPKAIANRIKAKGLQKLRWYCQMCQKQCRDENGFKCHCMSESHQRQMQVFGQNPNRIIDGYSEEFEQAFLEHMKRSHRFSRIAATVVYNEYIADRHHIHMNSTQWATLTEFVKYLGRTGKCKVEETPKGWFITYIDRDSETLFKEKMKNKRIRADLAEEEKQEREIKKQIERAEQLMSTGNENRNGNEQEVQEKRLFEKSEDEKIKLSLGSLSKSNLKEESSRVVFDDVENESIGDKGNKGSGKMGSSVLDELMREEEKAKERSNRKDYWLCEGIIVKIMSRALEEKGYYKQKGIVRKVIDKYVGEIEMLESKHVLRIDQEELETVIPQIGGLVRIVNGAYRGSYARLLAVDTDKFCAKVQIEKGIYDGRVIKAIEYEDICKLAQ, via the coding sequence ATGGGAAAGAACGAGTTCCTGACGCCAAAGGCAATAGCGAATAGAATCAAAGCGAAAGGCTTACAAAAACTCCGATGGTATTGTCAGATGTGCCAAAAGCAATGTCGGGATGAGAATGGCTTCAAGTGCCACTGCATGAGCGAATCACACCAGCGACAGATGCAGGTTTTCGGCCAAAACCCTAATCGAATCATCGATGGCTATTCCGAAGAGTTCGAACAAGCGTTTCTCGAACATATGAAGCGTAGTCACCGCTTTAGTCGCATCGCCGCTACCGTGGTATATAACGAGTACATCGCCGATCGCCACCATATTCATATGAATTCAACTCAGTGGGCGACTTTGACGGAGTTTGTTAAGTATTTGGGGAGGACTGGCAAGTGTAAAGTTGAGGAAACTCCGAAAGGGTGGTTTATTACTTATATTGATCGTGATTCGGAGACCTTGTTTAAGGAGAAGATGAAGAATAAGAGGATTAGGGCGGATTTAGCAGAGGAGGAGAAGCAGGAGAGGGAGATTAAGAAGCAGATTGAGCGTGCCGAGCAGCTGATGTCAACTGGGAATGAGAACAGGAATGGGAATGAACAGGAAGTTCAGGAGAAAAGGTTGTTTGAGAAATCGGAGGACGAGAAAATTAAGTTAAGTTTGGGATCATTGTCAAAAAGTAATTTGAAGGAGGAGAGTTctagggttgtttttgatgATGTGGAGAATGAGAGTATAGGCGACAAGGGGAATAAGGGCAGTGGAAAGATGGGAAGCTCAGTGTTGGATGAGTTGATGAGGGAAGAAGAGAAGGCGAAGGAGAGGAGTAATAGGAAGGATTATTGGTTGTGTGAGGGGATTATTGTGAAGATAATGAGCAGGGCACTGGAAGAAAAGGGGTACTATAAGCAGAAAGGCATAGTGCGGAAAGTGATTGATAAGTATGTTGGGGAAATTGAGATGCTAGAGAGTAAGCATGTCTTGAGAATTGATCAAGAAGAGCTTGAGACTGTGATTCCACAAATTGGAGGACTTGTGAGAATAGTTAATGGGGCTTATCGTGGGTCATATGCTAGGCTGCTAGCTGTTGATACAGATAAGTTCTGTGCTAAGGTGCAGATTGAGAAGGGGATTTATGATGGCAGGGTGATTAAGGCCATTGAGTATGAAGATATCTGCAAATTGGCTCAATGA